The Mercurialis annua linkage group LG2, ddMerAnnu1.2, whole genome shotgun sequence genome contains a region encoding:
- the LOC130015119 gene encoding uncharacterized protein LOC130015119, translating into METATKLRVPFRKAKHFRNSHFSEGLVVADSGEISLGRDLDSPSRKRRRVGDGSPSRESFPGNSSSAPDLVQWVEGQDPASLLNPRVLAEYIRTLAIPDDVTWFCGRPGQELSDLACFHGFSALQSVLVLNDRRQCAEEEVERLSSLLATSESERAKLKASLEEHDSLLAQLKAQDAINDRQVKVIEKKTEDLTQEIEELIRINSLVGGERDKLRSEVEGLHIRLLDTKAFYSALISEYRLAIGRKLLEQNPDIDLSGVNGLDPQAIARDLLVKISKDRVQ; encoded by the exons ATGGAAACTGCAACGAAGTTGCGTGTTCCGTTTCGGAAAGCAAAACATTTCAGAAACTCTC atttttcag AGGGGCtggttgttgctgattcgggagagATTTCTCTGGGTCGAGACCtggattctccgtctaggaaaagacgtcgagttggcgatggttctccatcgagggagagttttcctggaaactcttcttctgctccagatttggtgcagtgggtcgaaggtcaggatcctgctagtttgctgaatcctagagtgctagcggaatatatccgaactttggcgattcctgatgatgtcacgtggttttgtggtaggccgggtcaggagctttccgatctggcttgttttcatggtttctct gctcttcaatctgttctggtattgaacgaccgccgacagtgtgccgaggaggaggttgagcgtctgtcttctcttttggcgacttccgagtctgaaagggcaaaattgaaggcctctttggaagagcatgattcccttctggcgcagcttaaggcgcaggatgcgattaacgATCGCCAAGTtaaagtgatcgagaagaaaaccgaggacttgactcaagagatcgaggagcttattcgaatcaattcccttgttggtggggagagggataAGCTAAGGtcggaggttgaaggtcttcacatTCGTTTACTGGATACGAAAGCTTTTTATTCTgctttgataagcgagtatcgtCTTGCGATTGGGAGGAAACTTCTGGAGCAGAACCCtgatattgatctttctggagttaatgggttggatccccaggccatcgcccgTGACCTTCTTGTCAAGATATCTAAGGACCGTGTCcagtag
- the LOC126666782 gene encoding pollen receptor-like kinase 1, with amino-acid sequence MPVKGRHAALPMRAPPYMTIVFNKDKPYIMIAFKILSLILSAHFGASSALTDAESLLKFKASLSNASALSDWSDMIKPCYGDVSNWNGVICVKDSVWGLQLETMGLSGLIDVESLANFPELRTLSFMNNQFDGPLPDFNNLPSLRSIYLSHNHFSGSISDDAFLGLLKLKKIYLANNEFEGDVPSSLVNLPKLVELRLEDNHFTGNLPNFTEKFTSFNVSNNNLEGPIPESLLGTDITSFSGNKGLCGQPLMTQCNISNSASTTKTSSSTNKPLVVSIIVAAMVVAVATAAIIVAAIILFNRRKRTSTPLEAPVTPSNLQMKSGIKEVEHTRASTEQSSNGKKNETTKLSFVTDDRERFDLHDLLKASAEILGSGCFGSSYKAALSTGPVMVVKRFKQMNNVGKEEFHEHMRRLGRLRHPNLLSLVAYYYRKEEKLLVTDFVHKGSLAIHLHGHQGSLDWAARLKIAKGIGKGLVYLYKELPSIIAAHGHLKSSNVVLNKSNEPLLTDYGLVPVINQENAHQLMVAYKSPEYLQLSRITKKTDVWSFGILILELLTGKFPANFLPKATKKSEEEDLASWVNRIPQEQWRSKVYDKELKATKKSEGEMMKLMKIGLSCCEGNVEKRLELKEAVERINEVKENDDDDDDDNDDISSSYGSQSDIILS; translated from the exons ATGCCTGTAAAGGGCCGGCACGCCGCCCTTCCAATGCGCGCGCCGCCCTACATGACGATAGTTTTTAACAAAGATAAACCCTATATTATGATAGCTTTTAAAATTCTATCTTTAATTCTATCAGCGCATTTTGGTGCCTCTTCCGCATTGACAGACGCGGAAAGCCTACTTAAGTTCAAGGCCTCGTTAAGTAATGCCTCCGCATTATCCGACTGGAGCGACATGATTAAACCTTGCTACGGGGACGTATCAAATTGGAACGGTGTTATTTGCGTTAAAGATTCCGTTTGGGGTTTACAACTCGAGACTATGGGATTATCCGGCCTTATCGACGTTGAATCTTTAGCTAATTTTCCTGAATTGAGAACTCTCAGCTTTATGAATAATCAGTTTGACGGTCCCTTGCCCGATTTTAACAACCTTCCATCGTTAAGATCCATTTACTTGTCGCACAATCATTTTTCCGGAAGCATTTCAGACGATGCTTTTCTag GTTTGTTGAAGCtgaagaaaatatatttagcAAACAATGAGTTCGAGGGTGATGTTCCTTCTTCTTTAGTTAACCTTCCAAAACTTGTGGAATTAAGACTTGAAGACAATCATTTTACAGGAAACTTGCCAAATTTTACAGAGAAGTTTACATCTTTTAATGTGTCAAACAATAATTTAGAGGGTCCTATTCCAGAATCCCTTCTTGGCACTGACATTACCTCATTTTCAG GGAACAAAGGTCTGTGTGGACAACCATTAATGACGCAATGTAACATCTCAAACTCCGCTTCCACCACTAAAACTTCAAGCTCAACAAACAAGCCGCTAGTAGTAAGTATAATTGTGGCGGCCATGGTTGTTGCGGTGGCTACAGCAGCCATCATCGTAGCCGCCATCATTTTATTCAACCGCCGGAAAAGAACATCGACACCATTAGAGGCTCCAGTAACACCGTCAAACCTTCAAATGAAATCAGGCATCAAAGAAGTAGAGCATACTCGAGCGTCAACGGAGCAGTCATCGAACGGGAAGAAAAACGAGACGACGAAGCTATCGTTCGTGACTGACGATAGGGAGAGATTTGATCTGCATGATCTGTTGAAAGCCTCGGCGGAGATATTGGGAAGCGGTTGCTTTGGATCTTCGTATAAGGCGGCGCTTTCGACGGGGCCGGTGATGGTGGTGAAGAGGTTTAAGCAGATGAATAATGTGGGGAAAGAAGAGTTTCATGAACATATGAGAAGATTAGGGAGATTGAGGCATCCGAATTTGTTGTCTCTTGTGGCTTATTATTACAGAAAAGAAGAGAAGCTCTTAGTTACTGACTTTGTTCATAAAGGAAGCTTAGCTATTCATCTTCATG gtcacCAAGGAAGCCTGGATTGGGCAGCAAGATTAAAGATTGCAAAAGGAATAGGAAAAGGGCTGGTATACCTCTATAAAGAGCTTCCAAGCATAATAGCAGCTCATGGTCATCTTAAATCCTCTAACGttgttttaaacaaatcaaatgaaCCTCTTCTCACAGATTACGGACTCGTTCCTGTCATCAATCAAGAAAACGCACACCAACTCATGGTAGCCTACAAGTCACCCGAATACTTACAGTTAAGTCGGATTACGAAGAAGACGGACGTATGGAGTTTCGGGATACTAATTCTCGAGCTTCTAACCGGAAAATTCCCCGCGAATTTCCTTCCGAAAGCTACGAAGAAGAGCGAAGAGGAGGATCTGGCGAGTTGGGTGAACCGTATCCCTCAAGAACAGTGGAGAAGTAAAGTGTACGACAAGGAATTGAAAGCAACAAAGAAAAGTGAAGGAGAGATGATGAAGCTGATGAAAATCGGGTTGAGTTGCTGCGAAGGGAATGTGGAGAAGAGGCTGGAGTTGAAAGAAGCTGTTGAGAGAATCAATGAGGTGAAAgagaatgatgatgatgatgatgatgataatgatgatatttcttcttcttatgGTAGTCAAAGTGATATCATTCTTTCTTGA
- the LOC126667917 gene encoding nuclear pore complex protein NUP93A-like yields the protein MARVSGNEEEMSGWTDLLHSSTKLLEQAAPSAQFPPLQRNLEQLEALSKKLKAKTLRTEAPSQSIAATRLLAREGINAEQLARDLKSFELKTVFEDVFPAEATSVEEYLQQVHEMAMVSAIQEAQKDNLRSFNDHMLKVLEEDWQKEKRDFLQSLSRISTIPRTNAIDTSTRGTRSGQIASVSSSPHVSSGPVGMELVPLASMPIVEKKASLYAEIVKNMNYAREHGLQFKPATAFKNAYDSLGHETSGGKSVNMQKMWHLVQTLMGENSTFQRNLSRKMSLVIGARRHLESGHEKYIIDTIQSHPSQAALGGAVGNLQRVRAFLRIRLRDYGVLDFDAGDTRRQPPVDTTWQQIYFCLRTGYYDEARNIALSSRASQQFAPLLTEWINTGGMVPPEIAAAASEECEKMLRMNDRVGRAAYDKKKLLLYAIVSGSRRQIDRLLRDLPTLFNTIEDFLWFMLSAVQDFDGGTSAVVLNEGSTPYNLEDLQGYLNKFEPSYYTKNGKDPLVYPYVLLLSIQLLKAVLHLSKEAAGEGNNIDAVHIAIVLADYGVLSEIGGAGKKLGVMDAYAEVASIIRQYGSSYLHHGNLLVALEYYAQAAAAVGGGEVSWTGRGNMDQQRQRSLMLKQLLTELLLRDGGIFLLLGPRGAGEEGELVRFFDSNARQQFLLAAARQCEEAGLYDKSIEIQKRVGAFSMALDTINKCLSETICALSRGRLDGESRTAGFIHSGNEILETYKYYPEVSFQEREHVLEQETVLRQLEAILSVHKSARLGNYLDALREVAKLSFLPFDPRVPNATSDAFQNLSPHVQVCVPDLLKAALTCLDNVTDSDGSLRAMRAKIAQFLATNMSRNWPRDLYEKVARSL from the exons ATGGCGAGGGTAAGTGGTAATGAAGAAGAGATGAGCGGATGGACTGATCTTTTACACTCTTCCACTAAGCTTCTCGAGCAAGCTGCTCCTTCAGCTCAGTTCCCTCCTCTTCAG AGGAATTTAGAACAGTTAGAAGCATTGTCAAAGAAGCTAAAGGCTAAAACATTGAGAACTGAAGCCCCTTCTCAATCTATTGCTGCTACTcg GCTTCTTGCACGGGAAGGAATAAATGCAGAGCAGCTCGCTCGAGATCTCAAGTCTTTTGAATTAAAG ACGGTATTTGAAGATGTGTTCCCTGCTGAGGCTACAAGTGTTGAAGAATATTTGCAGCAG GTTCACGAAATGGCAATGGTGTCAGCCATACAAGAAGCTCAAAAGGATAATTTGAGAAGCTTTAATGATCACATGCTGAAAGTTTTGGAG GAGGATTGGCAAAAAGAAAAACGTGACTTCCTTCAGAGCTTGAGTCGGATTTCAACAATACCCAGAACTAATGCAATTGACACAAGTACTAGAGGTACTCGTTCAGGTCAAATAGCATCTGTTTCTTCCAGCCCCCACGTTTCTTCAGGCCCAGTTGGCATGGAGCTTGTACCCTTAGCTAGCATGCCAATAGTGGAGAAAAAAGCTTCCCTTTATGCAGAAATTGTGAAGAATATGAATTATGCTAGAGAGCATGGTTTGCAATTTAAG CCTGCAACAGCCTTCAAGAATGCTTATGATAGTCTGGGGCACGAAACTTCTGGTGGAAAATCAGTTAATATGCAGAAAATGTGGCATCTTGTTCAG ACACTGATGGGTGAGAATTCAACGTTTCAAAGGAATCTTTCAAGAAAAATGTCATTAGTGATTGGAGCAAGACGTCACTTAGAATCAGGACATGAAAAGTATATTATAGATACAATACAAAGCCATCCGAGTCAG GCCGCCCTTGGTGGAGCTGTAGGAAATTTACAAAGAGTTCGCGCTTTCCTTCGG ATTCGCTTGAGGGATTATGGAGTTCTAGATTTTGATGCAGGAGATACTCGTAGGCAGCCTCCAGTTGATACCACTTGGCAGCAG ATTTATTTTTGCTTGAGAACTGGGTATTACGATGAAGCAAGAAACATAGCCCTGTCGTCCCGTGCTTCACAGCAATTTGCTCCTCTG CTGACAGAGTGGATTAACACCGGAGGAATGGTTCCTCCAGAAATTGCAGCTGCTGCTTCTGAAGAATGTGAAAAAATGTTAAGAATGAATGACCGGGTGGGTCGAGCTGCATATGATAAGAAAAAGTTGTTACTATATGCTATAGTCTCTGGTTCTAGGAGGCAAATTGATCGCCTTCTGAGAGATCTGCCAACACTTTTCAATACTATAGAGGACTTCTTGTGGTTCATGTTATCAGCTGTACAGGACTTTGATGGTGGAACCTCAGCTGTTGTCCTAAATGAAGGTTCAACACCATACAATTTGGAAGATTTGCAGGGTTACCTTAATAAATTTGAGCCATCGTACTATACAAAAAATGGGAAGGATCCTCTAGTTTACCCTTATGTGTTGCTTTTGAGCATCCAGTTGCTAAAAGCTGTCTTGCATTTGTCCAAGGAAGCTGCAGGTGAAGGGAATAATATTGATGCTGTCCACATAGCAATTGTCCTAGCAGACTATGGGGTTCTTTCTGAAATTGGAGGGGCTGGAAAAAAACTAGGTGTCATGGATGCTTATGCAGAAGTCGCTAGTATAATTAGGCAGTATGGTTCTTCATACTTGCATCATGGAAATCTTCTGGTGGCTTTGGAATATTATGCTCAAGCTGCAGCTGCAGTAGGGGGTGGAGAGGTGTCATGGACTGGGAGAGGTAACATGGATCAGCAAAGACAGAGAAGTTTGATGCTAAAGCAACTCCTTACCGAGTTACTGTTACGGGATGGTGGTATTTTTCTGTTACTTGGTCCCCGTGGTGCTGGAGAAGAAGGTGAATTGGTGCGATTTTTTGATTCTAATGCAAGGCAGCAATTTCTGCTTGCAGCTGCTCGGCAGTGTGAGGAAGCTGGACTTTATGACAAA TCCATAGAAATTCAGAAGAGGGTTGGAGCTTTCTCTATGGCTTTGGATACAATTAATAAGTGCTTGTCTGAAACAATCTGTGCTCTGTCACGTGGTAGACTGGATGGGGAGAGCCGGACTGCTGGTTTTATTCATTCTGGCAATGAGATTTTAGAGACATACAAGTATTATCCTGAAGTCAG TTTTCAAGAGAGAGAGCACGTTTTAGAGCAAGAAACTGTCTTGAGACAACTTGAGGCAATTTTATCTGTTCACAAGTCAGCAAGATTGGGTAATTACCTTGATGCTTTAAGGGAGGTGGCAAAACTTTCCTTTCTTCCATTTGATCCACGAGTGCCAAATGCCACTTCAGATGCATTTCAGAATTTGTCTCCTCATGTCCAAGTTTGTGTACCAGATCTTCTTAAGGCAGCTCTTACTTGTCTTGACAATGTAACAGATTCTGATGGATCACTTCGTGCCATGAGGGCAAAG ATTGCACAGTTTCTTGCAACCAACATGAGTAGGAATTGGCCTCGTGACTTGTATGAAAAAGTTGCCAGAAGTCTGTGA